The region TTTACCTGAGGTGAAAGCTTACAAAATATAAGATTGCGATCATTATTAAGGACAggctttaaatgaatgaatgtgctgATAGTGGCATCTAAATTACGAATTGCCATTTTGGgataatttatgtttttgtattgcaataaaaataaatatggtCCTCCGGTATTGCTGTGATTCATCATTTTaagaaaacatcaaacatgAGACAAAACTAAATATGTTGAGAAATGATTTGTTAGTTGTTCCTGGGAGCACTCTGACCTCGAGAAACTTAGTTTTCTAAGTGAGACCTACTCAGTAAGCCCCCATCTGCTGTAACTTTTGCCAAAACTTCActatataaataataacaagGACTTTACTAGAAGAACAGCTATATTTGCTTACAAGCTAATTTTAACCCAAATAGAGAACGTATGTTGCTGTATATCTTAAAGtgtcatatttatttatctattttcacCACATTAAACTTTTGGAGGCTCTTCTAGGACTATCTTTTCcagtttcatttttaacatttgttttccaGTATAATCTGTGACATGCAAATCGCACCCCAATTTCAGCATCCCTCTGGGTGCCTGGTTTCTTTATAGATTCTTATGGGGAATGCAATTGTCTTACCCATCAAACCCATGTGTTGACTTTTGCTCTGGAAAATGTTGTAGCTTGTGTCCTCCGTGTGCATGGCTACCTTTTTGTTGGAAAattgatataatataatgtatgaCTTTCAGTGTTAAGTTCCCACCTTTAATGTTCACTAGCATAAATCTGTGAATCGTGGGTTAAAATGTTGATTGTGCATCTTTGATGTGTTTGGGGTTAGTCAAGGCTACATCCAGTGGCCACACATCATACTGTCCGGACTTGCCCCATAAGTCTGTTGGAAGAATCAGTATGTGGAAGAATCAGTTAAAAAGAGtgcatttaaactttaaacttcaATTTTTGTGCTTGATATTAAAGATAACAgatgactttttgttttttgatttggttttaaaaaaataaaacagcaaaaaaactgacaaactgTACTGCAAACTACAATCGACAGGTATAATATACTGTCTATTCTTTGCTTTACTCATAGCTGAATTGACACATCAGGATGATTTCATACAACAACTCTAAGCTATTGTTATGGGtaaaaagtgttgttttaaaaaaaaatgacattcatAATCACTTTTCTCTTCTCGGACCAAACACTAATGTACAAGATATAAAATGTCTATTATTTGTgctgtatttatatttgcaaTTCCACTAATCATGATAATAGTGGTTACTTAGCATGAAGAACccacagacaacaacaaaactttTAGTCCATTGTTGTGGTTATATAGCCTGTAAATTTGCTGTATGGTTCAGTTTCACTACTCTCATCAAcccaacagcagcaggctgagatAAGAAGACAGATATTCTTCgtaggagctggtggagaccaaaaaagagcaaaaaggagAGTGGAAAACTAGATTTAGGTGGCCACACCCAGCACTCCacataaatgctaatgttgctccaagGCCGCTGGTTGCTTAAATGGGGCATGGTAATATTTTCCTAAAATGTTAGCCATATCTTCTTTCAAATTCATTAATTCAAACACCAATATGTTTACTCTATAATTTTCACAGTTTGAATTGGCAAACACTGATGTAGCGATATCATTACTCAGTGTTTGAAGAagtattcatttcttttatttaagtaaacaTAGCAActacagtgtagaaatactgtcACAAGCtattaagtaaaagtacaaaagtatctGCATCAAAGTATACTAGAAGTACCAAAAGCAAAAGTACTATAGTATTATGCAGAAAGGCAATTTCAGAATATGATATTAATGGTAATAATTTAGTTATTGAGGCACTAATATATAAATGTCATTAATGTTGCATCTGGAAAAAGTGAATAATTTTGACTACTTCATGTATGTATATAGAATAATGCATCAGAATATATTTGTTGATTCTATATTTATATGTAGTATATATTAGTGACTAAAGATGAACTATAgttaaatgtagtggagtaaaaaatacTGGATTTGCCTTGCAATTGTAGTGAAGTAGAAACATAAAGTAGCACAACATGTAAGATTCTGAGCTCAGTACCTCAAAGTTGTACTTAGAAGCAATGCCTGAATACATCTTTGCGCTTCGATCCCATCTCTGCTCTTGGTGTGTTAAACGTTTGCGAATGTGCAGCCTTTTGGGCCTTCTCGGCTTTCCGTAGTTCTCAGACTGGGCGCGCAATGGTTCCTGGTGGGAAGTTTGTATCTCCTCAGGGGTGAAGTGTGTTTTCTGCGCGTGTATTCCTTCTAAACATGGCTCTCAACTTTCAGACATCCACGCTGTCTATGACTTTACCGATTTCGTGCCAGATATGTCTCGGAAAGGTAACTGCCGCCCTGTTTTCTGTCGCTATCGTCCGTCAGCCGTTAAACGAAGATGGTGTGTTTATATGGAGTAAACTGCTGCCTAGTAACCTACGCGTTGTTATGTTGCCGGTGTAACGCAACAACTAGTTGAAGTTAGCTATCGTTACTAACTTAAACTGTGTTTCCTGGCGTTAACTTAATCGTTTTTGCCAAAGTTTGCCACTAATCTGCTCGCGTTTCTCTCCGCAGGTCAGGCAGCCGGTGATTTGTGCTAACCACCACGTGTTCTGTTCATCCTGCATGGAGATGTGGTTAAAGAAAACCAGCCAGTGCCCCACCTGCAGAGTGCCCATCACAGCAGAGAACCCCTGCAGACAAATCATCGGTGAGTAGCTCCGTGCCAGAAGGAAGGGATCAAGGTCTCAAAACAAGGGAGGTAACTTAATGTGAGGCTCCATCTGCCTGCAGCTTCCCACAGCTGAATCACCATGACTGGACACCATGTAAACACTGTAAGAGAGGAGTGACAGCCAGGTTAGACCAAGGCTTCATCAGCCACATTGTTGTTTGGAAAAGCCTTTGATATATGAGGAACTTTTATGTCTCACGACTGTTGGGACTTGAAAAAATATGTTATTCAGAACTGTAGAGACAGAAGGAAGGTTAGTGAGTTATTTATGGTTGATATGTTAGACTGCATGTTTGCTTACATACTTGGAGTTTTTGTTCCTCCACGTAGTGTTGTATGATGATGATCTATGACATTTTTGGTCACACAAATGAATGGTTTCTTTCCTAACTTGTTTTTGCTGGCCTGATCATTTTGGATCACATTGCAAAATGATAAAGGACAGTCTACAAAGTCTATATGTGCAAGCATGTAGGTCAGACACAGCTAATGGGCTTCAGCCTTGGACACTTTGAGTCATCCACtagaatatttatttcaaatgttagGTGGCAGTTTTGGTGCAGCCTGAATTTAAACATACTGTAATGCATCAGATTATATTATGGGATATGAACACATCGAAGAGCCAGTATAAAACACCTTTTGATCCCATTTTGTGACTCGAATTCTGATCAGCTGTGCCCAGTGACTGCACGGAGCACCTCAAAAGTCCTGTTGTCTTTCCACACTTTCCTATATGAACAACCCTCAGGTGCATTTTGAGCGTATTTTTAGCTGCTCAATGGCACATTTTTTACTTTGGACTCTAACTGATAGCTGTTTATCTGTTAATAGTTTTTTTGTGCTAAGGCAAACTAAGTATGTCCTGGACTTATTTCTGTGCTGAATGGAGATAAAGTTGGTATTAATCCTTTCATCCAACAAGCATATGTTTGCCTGTGTTATATGCTTTGTGGGAAGGTCTGTTTATCTGTCACTGTATGAGCCTGTTTCTGTTACAGGAGGCACAAATGAGAGCGATTACAGTGATAGCCCTTCCGTGAGGAAATGTCTCAGAAAAACCAGAGGAGAGCTGCTCCTACGGGAGTATGAGGTATGGGTTCATCACGCCATGCATTTTCATATGTTAACACGGCAACAACAAGAAGTTTGATGCTCTTGAACAGAATTACCAAGGCGTTTATTACCACAAAAAACGTAAGCATCGGATCGACACAGTTCATTGGAGTTTTAGTTTCACATCCACTGTCCAATGATACAGATGTTCTTGAGTGATGCACTCCTGCTGTCTGCTTTAGCTGTTTATTGTTACTCTTTGGATTATTTGCATTTGAGCAGAGAAAGTTTAAATGGCTTCTTTACATGTCCCTCGACAAAATGTGGCAAATTCTCTGAAAAAGACGAATCATTGGTTTACATTACAGCACAGTGTCCAGCTTTCAGGTTGCCAAAAAGGGGGAAAACAAGGCTTTTGTTAAACCCTGTTTTCAGTTTCACACCAATTCTCTCTAACAGGAGGAAATTGAAGGGCTcatgagagaaaatgaggagctgaaaaacaaaaatcaaagtcTGGAGTCACAACTGAAGACGGCTTTGGATCCCTGCAGCATCAGCGCAGATGACAAAAAGGTCGACCCCTTCGTCCTGGAAGAGTGGACAAACAAGCTGCGAGCTGCCACGGATGTTTGTGAAAAAGTGAAGCAGGACATGGACAAGCTTAAGGAGGTATACAACCTATAAGAGTACAGGGTAAGGTGTAAAGCACTGTGTGTGGAGCTGGTAAGAGATTAATGTTAAGTTTCTATAGTTAATAGCCTGTTAGCTGTGTTAAGAACTACAGCATACTGAAACCCccaaaaagaataaatatgatTAGCATGTTGTCGCCGTTGTAATTCATTGTTTGATATTAAGGAATATGGTACACGTTACGACACAGTGTTTATTTACCAATGCAATTATCATAAATGTAGTGCAAATACTGGGCTAACGTTGATGTGTTTCTTTACCATCCTCAGGCAAATAAGGCACTACGATCTCAAAATGTCGACCTCGTGCAAGAGAATATGAGGTTGAAAGCAGAGGTGGTGAGCAGATCTCCTCAGAAGTAAGTATCTTTCTTGTGGTAATGACGTGTAAATCCTTTTGATTCTTTCTTTGACTCGCATTCAAGGGACAAAGTATTTGGCACATCACTGTCTTTGGTAATTGTACAGACAAAATGAACTGTCAGAGATAGTTGTGGTGGCACATTTTAGGCATTTAACTCCTCCTGTATGATTTGgttttccctttctctgtcAAATCAACAGTGACATAACACTAAATTGATATTCCAAAACACAGAATGGagactgtttttattatcttttttaaaatttcttttcaaatgagCCATCTGGCATACGGTACATTTGCTTGGCCAAGCGATTGGCAAATATAGAAAAATGGCGTAATGTTATTTCTGTTATGATGATCCTTGAACTATTTGAAGACTGAGAATGATCTGTCCACAGGTTTGGTCGTTATACAGTGGCAGCACTGGAAGCTAAAATTCAGCAGCATGAGCGCGATGTGGAGCACTTGAATAGGGCTCTGGAGCGCAGTGATCAGTACATCGATGAACTGGAGTCTCGGGTCAGACAGTCTGAGAATAGACGTCCCGAAGTGCAGGAAGCGTGCGGGAGTCGCACGGCTGGGTCAGAAGATTtcacacagcaacagaaaatcGACATGATGATGAGAAGCTTGAGTGACAATGAGAGGGAGTCGATCTGCAGCAACCCAGAGGCAGAATGTCCAACATTTTCCAGAAATCACAGTTTGATGTTCATGCCATCTGCAGACGACAAAGGCTTTAATAAGAATGTGACTGAGCGCCAGAAAACCGAGAACTTGGACGGCACCTCCTCTGACTTTTTGCCCACCACTCCGTCCTCTGCCTTCCGGTCCCTGACTCTGAGAAGCCCTGGCATCCGAGAAAAGAAAGTTGCGTTTAAACCTGCGTCTTATCTGCGGAGGCTTGATTTTGAAGATTTTCCCAGCCCCGacaagagcagcagcaccacgGAGAACCAATTCACCAGCCTCGACAAATATCCCAAAGGCTTGGCCGCCAATACTGACGTGAAACCTTCCAAATCAGCCTTCTGGGGTGGTTGGCACAGATCTGAATCTGACGACCAGTCATGCCCGGGTCCAAGACAAGAAAGCTCAGTTAAAGAAGCAGCGCCTGTTTTAGAAAATACATCTGATAATTTCCAGATGTCCAGCGAGGCCTCCATGGATGCAGCTTACCTGGACAAAATCTCAGAGTTGGACTCCATGATGCTAGATGGAGAAAGTTCCAGTAGCCGAGGATCACAGCTCTCCCTGGCGTCCTTCCCTCCCTCAGACTTGGACAGCACTCTTGTACCAGACACACAATCCTGCCCCGATATCTTGTCGAGCCCTCGTGGCAAACCTGTGACACAGAGTGACCAGAAGAGCCACCCCCCACGCGGCAACGTGGATGGCGCCGTGAACGACGAAGAGGCTCCAAAAGGCTCTGCAGAGGAAAGTTTTGCTGCACTGGTGTCAGGAGAGATGAGCAGTGCCAATGTCCCTGGCTGTGCAGGGCATGGAGGGCCATCTCAGACTGATGAACTGTCTTTTGATTTGCTGTTTGATTCACTAGAGGAAAATAAGGCTGGTACCTCTGGCTCTTTCAGTCCGGCAAGCCAAGACCATGATCTTGTCAAcccctcacccccctcctcctcctcctcctcctccagctgcactgGTAAACCTGTGAACACAACAAGAGACAGACATGCACTGAACATCAGCCAGCCGACAAAGAGAAAGTCTCACAGTCCCTTTAACACAAGCAGTCCCACGAAACTTTCAAAGCTCATGtgatggttttaaaaaaaaaaaaaaaaaaaaaaaagttaaacctCATGGCCAAATATGGCTGGAAACATGTTGCTTCtgaataaatgtgtaaatgtgatgCTCAGGTGTAATTTATTGTCTGTTACTGTCATTTTGTCTGATATTgcataaactaaaacaaaacaggacagGTTTGTCAGattttgtctgatttttttttttttttgtatagtCTACTTGTACATTTAAAGCCAGTCTACAGTCTGATAATCTGCCTTTTCAAATCAAACAGATCCTTGTGTGCTGGTATTTGTTATACTGTAGTGCATGAGTTTGGTGCTGAGACATTCTTCAAACATACTTTTAGCCTAATAGTATGTGTTTGTCATTCAACATGGTCCTCGTCATCTTTGTGATGACATTCAACACTGAAGACGCAAACATGAACATCATGACAAACAACGATAGTTTGAATTAAATACTGCGATGTAAGAGTGTTAGGAAATAAAATAGTAATGCAATGAGAAACAATGTATGAAactttcttttgtgtttttcagcattttttttttcatcatcttttgcAGTGCCTTGATCACATGACTCAGATCACCTAATAACTCTCTTAAGGATTTACATGGGCTCCCATAGGCTGTATTGGCATTAACGTTTTGTGGTAAGTTTTCCATATTGTGATATCTAATGGAAATGGGGGTTAATATTTAGtgaacaaactttttttcttttttttttttttttttacattttcctttttgtgctacttttccttttctgcattacattaaacaacaacaattatTCATTTGCTGCCATTAAAAGTCGAGAGGAAAAAAACCCTACCTACTCATATCGGTATAAAAGCATGTTGTAGCCCATAACGACACTCATTAGAGACTTCACACGCAGAGTAATTCCATTGTAGCACAAAGCGCCTTATTTATTATGCAAATTTAACGATATCATGTATATTTCACATACCTCTAATCGCTGCATGAAATTTTAATTGGCCAACCGTTGTGGTTTGAATAAATGAAGTGTTAATTCATTGGGATTAATTAATTTAGGTAAAGACTGTGTACAAGGTTACGCTGGTGTATTAAATCAATTTGTTTAGTGCTCATCTGGCGATGATGGGCTTTAATGATGAGGCGGCGGTCTCATTACTTCCGAGCCCTCAGATGAGAGACAGTGGACAGTGAGACCTGAGCCTGCTGCCACATCATGTAACctacacatttaaatgtttggcACTGGTGTGAGCCCCtgataaaatcaataaaacaaatatagaaatgttaTATTTCATTGCTGATTTTGGTTATCACGCGTTGTTTGGTGTGTTAATTGTGGCATTAAAACGCATGGCACACTTCCCCCTTGTAATTCTACAGTCTTTTAAGGCAACTTCCAGAAATCAGATGGGCAAAGACCAATCTAAAGTGTATGGCTGCTAAAATAAACAGCGTTAAGTCAGTGGTTTTACGGCCTGTAAGTGCAGAATAAGGCCTAAAGACAGTGGGACCGGCGCTGCTCCGTGGCTGGGTGGAGTGGAGCGAGCCCTCTCCAGATGTTGCTGCTTGCCCTGTGAGCAGTTTTTATCTGTCAGCCTGCTCACTGTTCTGGCAGTTTGTGTCTCGCGAGAGCAGCCGAGCACGGGCTTGACGAGATCTGAGGCGCTCAGGTGTAAGAGCCTCTCTCATCCCCAGCAGTGGGAAACAGTAGACAGATAAGTGCGTCTGAGAGACTGCAGGCATCTCTGTGATCTCCGGGCTCAAGGCTGCACTCGGCGCACTACACAGCGAACTGCACCGCATCGTTACCGGATAAGGCAAAGGACCACTGTGTATCTATGACTTTTTTCCAGCTCTCGTAGCCGTTTCCCCCCCTTCTTCTCGTGCACTTTAATTGGAGAAGCTCGCCAAGATGATGTCCATGAACAGCAAACAACCGCACTTCGCCATGCATCCCTCTTTACCCGAGCACAAGTACACCACCCTGCATTCCAGCTCGGAAGCTATAAGGAGAGCCTGTCTACAAACTCCACAGGTAAATTATCCCCGAAAAACTTCGGCTTTGTCCTTTTTCGTGCCTAGGCTGCATGTAGCGCTGAACGCTGTCTGTGCGTAATAACAAGGGTTGCTCCAAGGCACATTCAGCCAAGACGCgcacttaatgtttttttcatgtattcCACGGCAATCACTCCAAGACTCTTCTTTTTGAAAGCATGCTCACGCAAAGCCAGGCTTTActgttttgtattaatttttATGACTTGCCGCATCTGAAGGAATACTCCGGCTGTGTTTTGTGATGCCAAAAGTCCCGACtgacatacatttatttatgttctttctttctttttttttttttctgtcgcctttctttcctctccgtctctttccCCTTTTCCTACCCATTTCGCACCCTTAAattctcccctcctctccctttttaATTTCCACCCTTGCAGCTGCAGAGTAACATATTTGCGAGCTTGGATGAGACCCTGCTGGCCCGGGCGGAGGCTTTGGCGGCCGTGGACATCGCCGTGTCCCAGGGCAAGACGCACCCGTTCAAGCCCGACGCCACCTACCACACGATGAGCACGGTGCCATGCTCGTCGACATCCACGGTGCCGCTGgcccaccaccatcatcaccatcaccaccaccaccaccagaacCTGGAGCCCCCGGACATAATGGACCACCTCACCTCGCCGTCCCTCGCCCTCATGTCCGGTGCGCACGACGGGTCCGGCGGAGGAGGCGGCGGGGGCGGCGGAGGTGGCGGCGGAGGGCTCATCTCCACCACCTCTGGGCACCCGCACTCTCACATGCACGGCTTGAGTCACCTCTCCCACCAGGCTATGAGCATGAACTCGCCTCTCACCCACCACGGGCTCTTACCGGGCCATCACGGAGGGGGTCAGGGCGGCCCAGGGCTCACTAACGCCGGACTCCCCTCCATCAATGACTCGGACACAGACCCAAGGGAGCTGGAGGCTTTCGCGGAGCGCTTCAAGCAGCGGAGGATCAAGCTGGGGGTGACCCAGGCGGACGTGGGCGGCGCTCTGGCTAATCTCAAAATCCCCGGCGTGGGATCACTGAGCCAAAGTACAATTTGTCGATTCGAGTCGTTAACTCTCTCCCACAACAACATGATTGCGCTCAAACCTATCCTCCAGGCCTGGCTGGAGGAGGCCGAGGGGGCCCAGAGGGAGAAACTGAGCAAACCTGACATTTTCAACGGAGGGGAGAAGAAGCGCAAGAGGACCTCCATAGCGGCCCCAGAAAAGAGGTCTTTGGAGGCTTACTTCGCCGTGCAGCCTCGGCCGTCGTCCGAGAAAATAGCAGCTATAGCTGAAAAGTTGGACctgaaaaaaaatgtggtgCGAGTGTGGTTTTGTAACcaaagacagaagcagaagaGGTTGAAATTTTCAGCCACTCACTGATGGCCGAGGAAAaagggcaaaaacaaacaaacaaacaaacaaacaaacaaaacaaaacaaaacaacaaaaaaaaaaaaagttgtgtgaCTGAATTTGGGGACCAAGGGACACTAAGACACCATTTTCAGTCTTTTGTCTCCAGCGATTTTACACGTTGGTGCACAGTGGGCTTTAGATACCCATTTTATGAGGCTTCATatatcttgtttattttcacgTTATCGGTGAATGTGAAGTATGCAAATAACAGATTACACAAATTTCGCTCAGTTGTTtcgagggaaaaaaaaagtttagcgACGTCGACATTGCCTTTTAAGACATGTGGAAAGAGGTAATTTGCTTGATACTATAGCGAGTTATTTTCTCCGAATAGGCCTATTATTTGAAGTATAGCCATTTACGAATTACCTCATTGATTGTTGAACTGTGTTTTtggtttgaatttttttttttttttttttttaatttgatttttttttttgtcgttgTTGGTATAGAATAATTCATGAatctgttcatttattcatctgttGGTTTATTCTCATTTGGAGGCTGCTATAAACTCAAATTTAGTTGCAAACTTTTATGGCTAacgaagaaaaagaaaaaaaatgtaggcCTGCATGAAATCCTGATTCACGGGCAGTAATTTAGCCTCTATAGGCTGTCACATCTAgagatatatttattttgaatttgcaCAAAAGACCCTTTAGGTTTATAGATCGGTTCTGTCGAAATGGTTTTTTGTATATACAGATAACACTTAGTCACTTATCAGAGGCGAGCTCCCGCGTTTTGGAAATTAAATTACAAGGGTCTATCCAACACATTTGGCATcacgaggaaaaaaaaaagttgcagaCGGATCGtggagagcaggaaaaaaagccTTGTCTGCTTCATCAAGGAGAGATCACAGTAATGGGAGGGGGGGAAAgttttctttcatgtgtttcagtttGCAGTGCAAACACTCTATGCATTGGAAAAAGAATCACTGCGTAACAGTAGAGCTGTTGTCTACTGGTAGACCTTATTTTGTGGATGGTGTAAGTCACTGTTTAAATGcctgttttttcacattaagaTCACCACGTTGTTTGTCGTGTTAATTGTTACGGAAACGTTGTGTAAgtaatattttactttgtgcaCAGGTATGTTTACAAAACTGCGGCGACATGTGCATCATGGAAAAGTGTCCCActgtctccttccctctctcacaACTTCTCCACTCTCCTCTGTTGTCCTCTTACTTTCATTGGTACTATTCATCCTGTAAGCCAAATTCAACAGGGAGGTGTGTTCCAGCAATCTTCTAATAAattgaagaaagaaaacaatgttttttttttttttttcttctttttttccctgcttGTGATTGAAATATAATGATCAAGGTGTGATGGTTTAACGCACAGCTCGATAGGAGCTCAGACCTTATTTCATTCTGGATTTTGGATTTCCCTTTTGCTATGATTTCAAAGTGATTCGTTGCACTCTTGCATTTCTACCGTCGAGATGAAACGTTCCTCAATCGAAATAATGTTTGGATGTTTTCGaagtttttttgggggggggaatTTGGCAAGATGAAGCCCAGAAACCACCACCAGAGTTAAAGGTTGTCAGatgttacattttaaatctgaaaatgtattttttaccTCTTGTTATTTGaccttaaatacatttttgtggcAATTGTAccgataataataataataataataataataataataatgatgatgatgatgaataaattAACAGCCTACCTTCACTCTtcactaatttaatttaaacatttaaatggtACAGCAGCAAAAGTTCTTTGTTCTAGTAACTATTATACTACTAATTATAATTAGTGATCAGAACAGGTCGTGTTTTAGTTGCACATGTACTATGAATGTTTGCTGGATTACATGAAAAGGCTGTTAAATGATTTTCAGGACTATAATTCTAGTTAGCGCCTTCTGTTGTGCTGAAGCAGATCTAACAATCAACATTTAATGAAGTTTCACAGCAGAGTCAGAATaattcaacagcaacatgagagagagagagagagagagagagagagagagattagagagagggagagagattagACAGaagaaaagtttatttatttattatttcttttaaatggcCACCGTGTGACCTCTACCCTCCTCCAAATATTTCTCTTCACTCTACACTTCCAgatatatgtattatatatatatatatatatatagatatatatttggGCGAGCTTCACTTTCCCCTGCATAATATAAAAACGAATTTTTAAATGCAGGTAATGCAATATTAATCGCGATTTGCTGCtataaaatgcaatattttcaGAGAGCTTTCGGGGGTTTGAGGGGAAGCAGGCGGTGGAGGAAGCCGCAGTTTAACAGCACAGAAAGCTGCTCCTTATTGCTTTTCTTTCGCTTTTGGCCACATGGAAAAGAAGCCTGAGCGATTCCTCAAcgtaagtaaaacatttttagtgggattttttttttttttttttttttttttttggtgttatCATCAacaacttcttcttttttttttttttctatgtttatCATAGATCCACATGGACATGTGCAGACATCTTTAGCCTTTCCTACTGTCAGTTTGTTGGGAGCATCTTTACGGTACGTTTTAGGGTCACTGAACCACAACGTTTGAACGTTTATAAGACAgcatgtaataataatataaagatTATTACACGGGAAGTgtgacaaaatatttcttttttttattttcaagtttAGCTTCAAAGACTCGTTACTGTGGAGacacagcacatttaaa is a window of Pempheris klunzingeri isolate RE-2024b chromosome 1, fPemKlu1.hap1, whole genome shotgun sequence DNA encoding:
- the obi1 gene encoding ORC ubiquitin ligase 1, producing MALNFQTSTLSMTLPISCQICLGKVRQPVICANHHVFCSSCMEMWLKKTSQCPTCRVPITAENPCRQIIGGTNESDYSDSPSVRKCLRKTRGELLLREYEEEIEGLMRENEELKNKNQSLESQLKTALDPCSISADDKKVDPFVLEEWTNKLRAATDVCEKVKQDMDKLKEANKALRSQNVDLVQENMRLKAEVVSRSPQKFGRYTVAALEAKIQQHERDVEHLNRALERSDQYIDELESRVRQSENRRPEVQEACGSRTAGSEDFTQQQKIDMMMRSLSDNERESICSNPEAECPTFSRNHSLMFMPSADDKGFNKNVTERQKTENLDGTSSDFLPTTPSSAFRSLTLRSPGIREKKVAFKPASYLRRLDFEDFPSPDKSSSTTENQFTSLDKYPKGLAANTDVKPSKSAFWGGWHRSESDDQSCPGPRQESSVKEAAPVLENTSDNFQMSSEASMDAAYLDKISELDSMMLDGESSSSRGSQLSLASFPPSDLDSTLVPDTQSCPDILSSPRGKPVTQSDQKSHPPRGNVDGAVNDEEAPKGSAEESFAALVSGEMSSANVPGCAGHGGPSQTDELSFDLLFDSLEENKAGTSGSFSPASQDHDLVNPSPPSSSSSSSSCTGKPVNTTRDRHALNISQPTKRKSHSPFNTSSPTKLSKLM
- the pou4f1 gene encoding POU domain, class 4, transcription factor 1, with amino-acid sequence MMSMNSKQPHFAMHPSLPEHKYTTLHSSSEAIRRACLQTPQLQSNIFASLDETLLARAEALAAVDIAVSQGKTHPFKPDATYHTMSTVPCSSTSTVPLAHHHHHHHHHHHQNLEPPDIMDHLTSPSLALMSGAHDGSGGGGGGGGGGGGGGLISTTSGHPHSHMHGLSHLSHQAMSMNSPLTHHGLLPGHHGGGQGGPGLTNAGLPSINDSDTDPRELEAFAERFKQRRIKLGVTQADVGGALANLKIPGVGSLSQSTICRFESLTLSHNNMIALKPILQAWLEEAEGAQREKLSKPDIFNGGEKKRKRTSIAAPEKRSLEAYFAVQPRPSSEKIAAIAEKLDLKKNVVRVWFCNQRQKQKRLKFSATH